One genomic region from Clostridium saccharobutylicum DSM 13864 encodes:
- a CDS encoding DUF445 domain-containing protein — protein sequence MKIKTNHKALISLVIMLIGYMYTLFSRNSIMIMLLQSGFEAGLVGGLADWFAVYALFRYPFGISIPHTALLPNNRDRITASLVSMVENNLLNKSSIINKIHELNVVKKFLELCKDKMYSNEVQSGINYITKSVIYSFSTNEISEYIHKTIIRYLNGLESRKVTHVLTNLYLKHNYEDKILDFLLNKLEEVVNREDIENKISKAAFTAIKNFKADGILEHMLKKGLSVAGEEKVGSIIKEFIILIINELKDVDNSNRVMIIEWIRENIDKISNNENIMQKIDEYKENLISSDYLYDYINKIVNKVQSLLLDYIDNGSYIEETILPLLDNLIDNILKDPVLITKLELYVQGQVSDCINNNHQKIGKLVKENVEKLDNEMLIDLIEDKVGDDLQWIRVNGAICGFLIGLVLGFIRIISL from the coding sequence ATGAAAATAAAAACAAATCATAAAGCTTTAATATCATTAGTTATTATGTTAATTGGATATATGTACACGTTATTTTCAAGGAATAGTATAATGATAATGCTTTTGCAAAGTGGATTTGAAGCAGGACTAGTTGGTGGCCTTGCAGATTGGTTTGCAGTGTATGCACTTTTTCGTTATCCATTTGGTATTTCAATACCTCATACAGCATTACTGCCAAACAATCGTGATAGAATAACTGCATCATTAGTTTCAATGGTTGAAAATAATTTGCTTAATAAATCAAGTATTATAAATAAAATTCATGAATTAAATGTTGTAAAAAAATTTTTGGAATTATGTAAAGATAAAATGTATTCTAATGAAGTTCAATCAGGAATAAATTACATAACTAAGAGTGTTATATATTCCTTTTCAACAAATGAAATTTCTGAATATATACATAAGACAATAATTAGGTATTTAAATGGATTGGAATCTAGAAAAGTTACACATGTATTAACTAATTTATATTTAAAGCATAATTATGAAGATAAAATTCTTGATTTTTTGCTAAATAAACTTGAAGAAGTAGTAAATAGAGAAGATATAGAGAATAAAATTTCAAAGGCAGCATTTACAGCTATAAAAAATTTCAAAGCGGATGGAATACTTGAGCATATGTTAAAAAAAGGTTTAAGTGTTGCTGGTGAAGAAAAAGTGGGAAGTATAATTAAAGAATTTATCATTTTAATTATAAATGAATTAAAAGATGTAGACAATTCTAATAGAGTGATGATTATTGAATGGATACGTGAGAATATAGATAAGATCAGTAATAACGAAAATATCATGCAAAAGATAGATGAGTATAAAGAAAATCTAATTAGCAGTGATTATTTATATGACTACATAAATAAAATTGTAAATAAAGTTCAGAGTTTATTATTAGACTATATTGATAATGGAAGTTATATAGAAGAAACAATATTACCATTATTAGATAATTTGATAGATAATATTTTAAAAGACCCTGTGCTTATTACTAAGTTAGAACTATATGTTCAAGGTCAGGTATCAGATTGCATTAATAATAATCATCAGAAAATAGGAAAGCTTGTTAAAGAGAATGTAGAGAAGTTAGATAATGAAATGCTTATAGATTTGATTGAAGATAAAGTTGGAGATGATTTGCAG
- a CDS encoding HAD-IC family P-type ATPase, with product MECLSNLPGRVRFKSLDIYYNTDFSEYIEKYTNSLYGVKYTKVTKNTGSILILYDIHKTTLQILKENIENALSCPLAKDDARLKNFDEYFHSMKNRKAAKIKFLFWSTFYLVLKIKSSIYGKFSASRNLNVLKVASLVTIIGGYPLLKKLYKKLAKSIPTDEDILLELTALSFTILRESSRGVLVLMFKALNDYIKFSSEVESRKALLDSSGYNYRMAWVKSNNDNNILISLDSLKIGDYIYVYKGEVVPAEGIIEDGNALINTLYFTGQSTIFHSKKGLKIYEGTAIISGYLKIKITTLPQLTEKVDISPEKLYIHNRTKGFQDKMTPVALIASSLSSIFTNTILSAFSTLLALSPKASSVALNSGIKNYISLLNKNHIYLRNPNTFENILNVNKIMFDKTGTLTYGKMKIISIDSFDDNYSEMELLKICATCEYENFHPISVTLKDACKNIDINKIDSSVLIPSEGVKANYNSNEVLIGNKKLMENNNIDLSKGNEQYINYQNKFLIPIFIAINQKLVGIIVLDDILRNDSKDLINRLKYNNINDLSIITGDSNVKAKQIGNQLGITKIYSNVNYFEKADIVKHKSTHNTVMMIGDGINDVLAMKAADISISFANSSCNKVKLHSDCIIYDNDLTKIADLISLSQKSYSAITRTILFSNLYNVVLGLIAFCGNLNVFTAKSLNTLNSLLVLLLNQRIRYIKPSKIDDRFYLKQNDNPIKLLN from the coding sequence TTGGAGTGTTTAAGTAATTTGCCAGGAAGAGTCAGATTTAAATCATTAGATATATACTACAATACAGATTTTTCGGAATACATAGAAAAATACACAAACAGTCTCTACGGAGTAAAATATACAAAAGTAACCAAAAATACTGGATCAATATTAATTTTATACGATATACATAAAACTACCTTACAAATACTTAAAGAAAATATAGAAAATGCTCTTTCATGTCCCTTAGCTAAAGATGATGCTAGATTAAAAAATTTTGATGAATATTTTCATTCCATGAAAAACAGAAAAGCAGCAAAAATAAAATTCCTATTTTGGTCTACATTTTACCTTGTACTTAAAATTAAAAGTTCTATTTATGGGAAATTTTCAGCAAGTAGAAATTTAAATGTACTAAAAGTTGCTTCTTTAGTAACTATTATTGGAGGATATCCTCTATTAAAAAAACTATATAAAAAACTTGCTAAAAGTATACCAACAGATGAAGATATTTTATTAGAACTCACTGCTTTATCTTTTACAATTTTGAGAGAAAGCTCTAGAGGCGTTTTGGTTCTTATGTTTAAAGCTTTAAATGATTATATTAAATTTTCATCTGAAGTTGAAAGCAGAAAAGCCTTGTTAGATTCTTCTGGATACAATTATAGGATGGCTTGGGTCAAATCAAACAATGATAATAATATTTTAATTTCATTGGATTCATTAAAAATCGGAGATTATATTTATGTTTATAAGGGCGAAGTTGTACCTGCCGAAGGAATTATAGAAGACGGTAATGCTTTAATAAATACTTTATATTTCACTGGACAATCAACAATTTTCCATTCTAAAAAGGGTCTTAAAATTTATGAAGGCACTGCAATAATTTCTGGTTATTTAAAAATTAAAATTACTACACTACCACAGTTAACAGAAAAAGTTGATATTTCACCTGAAAAACTTTATATTCACAATAGAACTAAAGGATTTCAAGATAAAATGACTCCTGTTGCATTAATAGCTTCTAGCCTAAGTTCAATATTTACAAACACTATATTAAGCGCATTTTCTACATTACTTGCATTGAGCCCTAAAGCTAGTTCTGTAGCATTAAATTCAGGAATTAAAAATTATATATCATTATTAAATAAGAATCATATTTATCTTAGAAATCCAAATACTTTTGAAAATATATTAAATGTAAATAAAATTATGTTTGATAAAACTGGAACTTTAACATATGGTAAGATGAAGATTATATCTATAGATTCATTTGATGATAATTATTCAGAAATGGAACTTCTTAAAATATGTGCTACTTGTGAATATGAGAACTTTCACCCTATTTCTGTAACTTTAAAAGATGCATGTAAAAATATTGATATTAACAAAATTGATAGTTCTGTACTTATACCATCTGAAGGTGTTAAAGCAAATTACAATAGCAATGAAGTTTTAATTGGAAATAAAAAGTTGATGGAGAACAATAACATAGATCTTTCAAAAGGAAATGAACAATATATAAATTACCAAAACAAATTTTTAATACCTATATTCATAGCTATAAACCAAAAACTTGTAGGTATTATAGTTTTGGATGATATTTTAAGAAATGACTCTAAAGATTTAATTAATAGATTAAAATATAATAATATAAATGATTTATCCATAATAACAGGTGATTCCAATGTTAAAGCGAAACAAATAGGTAATCAATTAGGTATAACTAAAATATATAGTAATGTAAATTACTTTGAAAAAGCTGACATAGTTAAACATAAAAGTACTCACAATACAGTTATGATGATTGGTGATGGCATTAATGATGTTTTAGCTATGAAAGCTGCAGATATTAGTATAAGTTTTGCTAATAGTTCTTGCAACAAAGTAAAACTGCATTCTGATTGTATTATATACGATAATGATTTAACAAAAATCGCAGATTTAATATCTTTGTCTCAGAAATCTTATAGTGCTATTACTCGAACTATTTTGTTTTCAAATTTGTATAATGTAGTTCTTGGTTTAATTGCTTTTTGTGGAAACCTCAATGTATTTACAGCAAAATCTCTAAATACACTGAACTCATTATTAGTATTATTACTTAACCAAAGAATTAGATATATAAAACCAAGCAAAATAGATGACAGATTCTACTTAAAACAAAATGATAATCCTATAAAACTGCTAAATTAA
- a CDS encoding IS256 family transposase, with the protein MSKPIDDDFDYKAEVKKCKTIDDVMGKNGLIQRLVKDVLENILEGEMEEHLGRNKYQRAETNDSTKKNYRNGYSTKNLRSSFGDVDLDVPRDRNAEFEPQIIKKYETVCTELDKKVISLYAKGMTTSDIQAEIEDLYGITISPSMVSRITDKVMESAVEWQNRSLDKVYPIVYLDAMYFKVRSNGKIMNKAVYICLGYNMQGYKEILGSWVDEAEGAKFWLKICTDLKNRGVREILIACMDGLKGLPEAIKTVFPSVNIQTCIVHQIRNSVKYIASKDKKEFIKDLKCVYKASTEELALAQLDNLKDKWGDKYAIVIDSWYNNWSHLSTFFTFSPEIRKMIYTTNTLEGFNRQIRKYTKSRTVFPTDESLSKCVYLATMEIIEKWTQPTPNWGRTLAELSIVFEEQLNDELA; encoded by the coding sequence ATGTCAAAACCAATTGATGATGACTTTGATTACAAAGCTGAGGTAAAGAAATGTAAGACTATCGATGATGTCATGGGTAAAAATGGTTTAATTCAAAGATTAGTTAAAGATGTGTTAGAAAATATTTTAGAAGGTGAAATGGAAGAACACCTTGGAAGAAATAAATATCAAAGAGCAGAAACTAATGATTCTACAAAAAAGAATTATCGAAATGGATATAGTACCAAAAATCTTAGAAGTTCCTTCGGTGACGTCGATTTAGACGTACCAAGAGATAGGAATGCTGAATTTGAGCCACAAATTATAAAGAAATACGAAACTGTGTGTACAGAATTAGATAAAAAGGTGATTTCTCTTTACGCAAAAGGAATGACCACAAGTGATATTCAAGCAGAAATAGAGGACTTATATGGAATAACAATATCACCTTCTATGGTATCTAGAATTACAGATAAAGTTATGGAAAGTGCTGTTGAGTGGCAAAATAGATCACTAGATAAAGTTTATCCAATAGTGTATTTGGATGCTATGTATTTCAAGGTGCGAAGCAATGGAAAGATTATGAATAAAGCTGTTTATATATGCTTAGGATACAACATGCAAGGATACAAAGAAATTTTAGGAAGTTGGGTAGATGAAGCTGAGGGTGCTAAGTTTTGGTTAAAGATATGCACTGATCTTAAAAATAGAGGCGTACGAGAAATCCTTATAGCATGTATGGACGGATTAAAGGGGTTACCAGAAGCCATTAAAACTGTATTTCCATCAGTTAACATTCAAACATGTATTGTTCACCAAATAAGAAACTCAGTTAAGTATATAGCATCAAAAGATAAGAAAGAATTTATTAAAGATTTAAAATGTGTTTATAAGGCTTCAACTGAGGAACTTGCGCTAGCGCAGCTCGATAATTTAAAGGATAAGTGGGGAGATAAATATGCTATTGTAATAGATTCGTGGTATAACAATTGGAGTCACCTATCAACATTCTTCACTTTCTCTCCTGAAATAAGAAAAATGATATATACAACTAATACGCTTGAAGGATTTAACAGACAAATACGTAAGTATACTAAATCAAGAACTGTATTTCCAACCGATGAATCTTTAAGTAAATGTGTTTATCTAGCTACTATGGAAATTATAGAAAAGTGGACTCAACCAACACCAAATTGGGGTCGTACTTTAGCAGAATTATCAATAGTATTTGAAGAACAATTAAATGATGAATTAGCTTAA
- a CDS encoding TFIIB-type zinc ribbon-containing protein — translation MYCEKCGQKSEEGDLYCSKCGNKLNESIYNSHNIIKRKPNAKIFVGVIVLIIIGIGSTIFFTNKFKMSENKTLSKTNSGVTQPSADDTSSDSKTQTNTENESSSSTSTQNSKNDERASKQKNAKDAKEKFASLLQDTTWLTNNAEYKNSGSVKFLILDINQDGVPEMLLSNQSGSLASWAIYVVTYNNNNNNNNVNVQKINTSHGGFAGYLSDEKVFLINGEQMGYGWGTAYKLDNDQCVQVYKWADNAGTGKELEGKINDASVSQAEYKEFTKKFQNADSNYKEFYDINTENINKYLRN, via the coding sequence ATGTACTGTGAGAAATGTGGACAAAAGAGTGAAGAAGGAGATTTATACTGCAGTAAGTGTGGTAATAAACTTAATGAATCAATATATAATAGCCACAACATTATTAAAAGAAAACCAAATGCAAAAATTTTTGTAGGAGTAATAGTTTTAATTATTATTGGAATTGGTTCAACTATATTTTTTACTAATAAATTTAAGATGAGTGAAAACAAAACATTAAGCAAAACAAATAGTGGAGTTACGCAACCAAGTGCAGATGATACATCATCCGATTCTAAAACACAAACTAATACAGAAAATGAATCATCATCTTCAACAAGTACACAAAATTCTAAGAATGATGAAAGAGCATCTAAACAAAAAAATGCCAAAGATGCTAAAGAAAAATTTGCATCTTTATTACAAGATACAACATGGCTTACTAACAATGCAGAATATAAAAACAGTGGTTCTGTTAAATTCTTAATTTTAGATATTAATCAAGATGGAGTTCCAGAAATGTTATTATCTAATCAATCAGGTTCTTTAGCAAGCTGGGCAATATATGTTGTTACATATAACAATAACAATAACAATAATAATGTAAATGTCCAAAAAATAAATACAAGTCATGGAGGATTTGCTGGATATTTAAGTGATGAGAAAGTATTTTTAATAAATGGAGAACAGATGGGATATGGCTGGGGAACAGCATATAAATTAGATAATGATCAATGTGTACAAGTATATAAATGGGCAGATAATGCTGGAACTGGAAAAGAATTAGAAGGTAAAATAAATGATGCTAGCGTATCTCAAGCAGAATACAAAGAATTTACTAAGAAATTTCAAAATGCAGATTCTAACTATAAAGAATTTTATGATATAAATACAGAAAACATTAATAAATATTTACGCAATTAA